In Pseudochaenichthys georgianus chromosome 6, fPseGeo1.2, whole genome shotgun sequence, a single window of DNA contains:
- the dnaja2b gene encoding dnaJ homolog subfamily A member 2b — MANVVDTKLYDILGVSPSASENELKKAYRKLAKEYHPDKNPDAGDKFKEISFAYEVLTTPEKKELYDRYGEQGLREGGGGGAGMDDIFSHIFGGGLFGFMGGQGRGRNGGRRRGDDMVHPLKVSLEDLYNGKTTKLQLSKNVLCGACNGQGGKAGAVQKCVACRGRGMRIMIRQLAPGMVQQMQSVCTDCNGEGEVINEKDRCRKCEGHKVSKETKLLEVHVDKGMRHGQKITFTGEADQAPNIEPGDIVLVLQEKEHEEFRRDANDLHIVQRIGLVEALCGFQMTVAHLDGRQLLVKYPPGKVIEPGSVRMVKGEGMPQYRNPFEKGDLYVKFDVQFPENNWISPEKLNELECLLPARTENPVISADAEEVDLTEFDKSQGSGSGARREAYNDSSDEEGIHHGPGVQCAHQ; from the exons ATGGCGAACGTTGTGGATACTAAGCTATACGACATCCTCGGAGTTTCACCATCTGCTTCTGAAAATGAACTAAAAAAG GCCTACCGCAAATTGGCCAAAGAGTACCACCCTGACAAGAACCCCGACGCTGGAGACAAG TTTAAAGAGATCAGTTTTGCATACGAGGTTCTGACAACCCCAGAAAAAAAGGAGCTTTATGATCGCTATGGAGAACAGGGGCTACGGGAAGGAGGTGGCGGAGGGGCTGGGATGGACGATATCTTCTCCCATATTTTTGGCGGAGGACTGTTCGGGTTCATGGGGGGACAGGGCAGAGGACGCAATGGAGGCAGGAGGAGAGGGGATGACATGGTACACCCTCTGAA AGTTTCTCTTGAAGATCTCTACAATGGCAAAACCACCAAACTGCAGCTCAGTAAGAATGTTCTGTGTGGTGCCTGCAATGG TCAGGGGGGTAAGGCAGGAGCAGTGCAGAAGTGTGTGGCATGCAGAGGACGAGGTATGAGAATCATGATAAGACAGCTGGCCCCTGGGATGGTCCAACAGATGCAGTCCGTCTGCACAGACTGCAATGGAGAGG GTGAGGTGATAAATGAGAAGGACCGCTGCAGAAAGTGTGAGGGTCATAAGGTGAGTAAGGAGACCAAGCTCCTGGAGGTGCATGTGGACAAAGGCATGAGGCACGGACAGAAGATCACATTCACTGGGGAAGCTGACCAAGCACCAAACATCGAACCAGGAGATATAGTCCTGGTGCTGCAGGAGAAAGAACATgag GAATTCCGCCGCGATGCCAACGACCTTCACATTGTCCAGCGCATCGGCCTGGTTGAGGCTCTGTGTGGCTTCCAGATGACCGTCGCACACCTCGATGGACGTCAGTTGCTTGTCAAATATCCACCTGGCAAGGTCATTGAGCCAG GCTCTGTTCGAATGGTGAAGGGCGAGGGAATGCCTCAGTACAGAAACCCATTTGAAAAGGGAGACCTTTACGTCAAGTTTGATGTCCAATTCCCTGAAAACAACTGGATTAGCCCCGAAAAACTGAAT GAACTTGAGTGCTTGCTGCCTGCTCGCACTGAGAACCCTGTTATTTCAGCAGATGCAGAGGAAGTTGACCTGACAGAATTTGACAAGAGTCAAGGGTCAGGAAGTGGAGCCAGGAGAGAGGCCTACAATGATAGTTCTGATGAGGAAGGGATTCATCATGGCCCAGGGGTACAGTGTGCACACCAATAG